The Salvelinus fontinalis isolate EN_2023a chromosome 9, ASM2944872v1, whole genome shotgun sequence sequence TGAAGGCTTTCAATGATTTCAGTactgatactgtgtgtgtgtgtgtgtgtgtgtgtgtgtgtgtgtgtgtgtgtgtgtgtgtgtgtgtgtgtgtgtgtgtgtgtgtgtgtgtgacagttgtGAAAGAGGAGTATTAATGCTGTTTTTctattatatttttgttcttctGAGAGGACGAGGTGGTTGACAGACTTCAGGTTGCCGATGGGTATTAGATTCACTGATTTGCCATGGGACTGCCAGGTGTGGCGTTGAACTGTCCTCCACTGACTGAGCCTCATGGGAGAGGAGTCCTGTagcctacagtatattatatcaGTCTTACACTCCTTAAAGCTGATGATAATTATATTGATTAATCTATTCGTGTTTATGCTGATAGACCTGGCAGTGTATCATAGATGGCTCCAGTGGCAAGGATGCCTGCTTAGATAGTACAGTCTGAAACGGTACTCCAGTCACTCCATGCTTGGCCTGTGGTAGGGTTAGCATGATGCTAACTTAATGGGTGGTATGGTAGAGAAACGGTTTGCATCAAACAGACTGGCATTCACACACATTTCTCTCAAGGTACTCTGTTAACAGTGAGCATTTGACAGAGAGCTGGGTCTAATTTGTCTCGAGTGGACACAACACTGACGGATTGTGCAGAAAGATAAATCTCCTTTGGAAAACGGTCTTCGAACAAGTGTCTCATTTAGTTTTCAAGGAGTGAAACCTGTAGGGTAGCAGGTTTAAACCATGGGTATTGGTATTGAAGAATGGTTGGTGGTACAAAGGGCCAAGaataatgaaaaaaaaaataagataTACAATACAGATTAACGCTTATAGAGATGTGAAGATTTTGTTTGAAAGGATACTGGAACCGTTGCACATTTTtctgttattatatatatatatatatatgttattatataataacatatatatatatacacccatatatatagagagagatattgaTATTGTTTGGTCATAGCCTTATTTATTTGTTTACTAATGGTCAAAGTTGGTGAGCCCTTTTTTGATTTGATTGTTCTCTTGTTGCCTTTTTCTTCATTGCCTGTGAAGTACCCTGTTCTTAGACCAGGTTAAGAGTAGCCACAGCCTTTCACCTTACCTTTGAGCGAAGCCTGGTAGCTGAGGCTAGGTTAAGGGAagcgggtggtggtggtggtggtggggatgagTTTGGGGGAGGGGCTGGATGTTGTCACTCCAGGAGCATCTTGGCTCGGTTTTAGTTACTGAACTAACTCTAAAGTACTTGTTCAGGTGGGATCTAAACGTTAACCAATCCAATCCGAACAGAGGAAAGCCCTCTCAAGGAGGAGGAGTTCAAATGCGTTCTCACGATGATTCAACAATCTCTTTCTCAAAACAAACTGTCATGCCATGTAAATGAGTCTTTAGAGTTTTCCCCTCATTGCTACTATGTCATTGCCTTGTTCTTGAATTGGTGTGAGCTGTGAGCGCTTCCCTCCTTGCTTGTAAAAACAATTGATAAATGTAATTTAAATGGCCTCCGCTGTAACCATGCAAACGGTAGATTTGTCAATGTGTGCCTATCCcccacactatatatatatatatatatatatatatatatatatatatatatatatatatatatatatatatacacactagaaGCCCCTAGCCTACTCCTAACTCCCCTTCAAACtgagcagaggtgtgtgtgtacatgcgccCCTCAAAGCTGTCACACCCCAGACTTGGGAAAGGGAAACACTCCATCAAAGGCACCTAGTTTGGGAGAACACGTTGCAATtgttccgttttttttttttttttaccagcgCTCCTGTCTTGTGCTACCAAGACGGCATTGAATTCTGTTGAGTAGTTCAATCTATCAATACTTACTGTTATTTTTGTCTGTCAAAAGCTTTCATCCAGTCAATTTAATTACTATAACAATGACTATAACATATGATTAAGATTATGATGAAAAATatgttttgtaattatgttcttgTGTATAAATGTATGGAGGTCCTTTGCTTTCATCTCTGATTATGCCATGTAACAGAATAACAGTGCATTTCCCTGGTTTTGAGTTCTGTCCTATACCGATGAAGTTGGACACTTTGTTAATAAAGTCTGCCGGTTTTTATAATGTTGTCCACTGTTTTGTAGGCACAGGACTGACAGCAGTCAGGACAGGAGGGAGGTTATAGGGCTGGGACCAGTCTCCTAGTAGAATCCCTACACTAACCTACATTACCACTCAGATTAGGTTCCAAACAAGGAAGGATCTGTGTTCATTCCAGCACACACAGTCTATGGCTACGAGTAGCCAGGTTTGATAAACAATTCTGAAGCACACCCAGTGATCACCGCTTCAGTAGACTAATTGAGAATGCCTGAGTGAAACAGCTTTTTTTTCATCTGCATGCCAGCCTACTCTGTGGGCCTGGCTATACTAGACTTGGCCATTCAAAGTAGCTAACTACATTCAGGATGAATACTCAGACATACCATATGCCAGAGGTGGTCTCAGGCCATGAGGCGGCtatgtagactagtggttaggatcattgggccagtaaccaaaacatTGCTGCTTCCTATAAAAGTGTCTGCTGAATTActaaaatgtttaaatatgattAGTGAACTACATGTCTGGAGGGAACACGCTTCTTTGTTTTGTGCTCTACTAGTCTGCTTGCATGTGGTTAACCCTTCATGTGTCCAACCTCAACCTGCCGCAGTAGTCAGAGTTGGATAATACACCTCCCGATAAAATCATTTCTACAAAGAAGGGCCTTATGCAGAGTACACAGACATAAATGATGTCCTATTCCCCATGTAGACTAGCCTCGTGACCATCTGAAGTACTGACCTGTGAGATtctggatatgtgtgtgtgtgcgcatgtacaTGCATGTTGGAGTTATTTCCAGCTGCATCCAGTCATggtcagatggatggatagatgacaGTGTGGAGGCCAGAGACTGGGACCGATCCTGTGTCTGCTGTCTGACACTGGAGTGTTACattttttccagcctagttcaaaaCCACCCCACTCTGCCTTCCTCTGCATACATGGGTGGATGGATAGGTAGTTTACACTCTGTAAGGATCAGGTGCACTGTATAAGACTTTTTAGATATTGTGCTTTGAGTGTTCTTTGGATGGTAGATGGAGACATTTGCCAGTTGCTGGGAGTTAAGAAAACCAGGACCAGCCCCTATCATCTGCAATTTGATGGGATGGTGGAACGATTTAATTGAACGCTCATCGATCAGCTGGCCAAGACAGCTCCAATAGTCTTGTGAGTGGGACAAGTGTGTCATCCATGTTGCCCTGGCATACAATATGATGCTTGATTACATGCACAGTGAAGCATTACATGCTCTATTGGTAATGGATCAATTTTTGTTCTATGAACTATTCAGAGAATATCCAATAAACCAAAATGGTAACAACTGAGAAATTAAGAAAAAAGGTACAGTACATATAGTTTGAAGAGGATCTGCAATCACAAATACCTTACACAAAACCAAACATGTACAAAACTATAAATATAGACGTATACCACTAAAATACGGAAATTCTTAATACATTTCTCATGTATGCATTATAGCTGATGTGGTGGTCTGCCTTTGATATTAGAGCTACAGATTCCATAGCCCAAAGAAACACATTGTATTCCCCACTGAAATTAAACACACCGAACCATTCTGGTTTATTCATACAAATACCTCAAATTCTCCAAGGTGAAAACAAGAGAGCAGCCTAAAGCCTGAGGAGTGTTTATAAACCACTATTTACTATGATCCCTCTACCGACAGACAAAGGGAGAAAAACGCATCCACATTAACAGTATGGCTGGTTCAGGACTTCCTGTAAAGGACAGAAAAAACCCACACCCATCTACACAGAGGCCTCCCCTTCACCATTATCCACAATGCTCTCCCAGTGGTTCGATTCGCTCCTCTGGTTCCACACCTGACAGTGCTCTCTCatcaccccctcctcccttcttcctcctcctccgttCTCCCTTTCCATCACTCTAGAAACCGTAGGGGGAGACGAAAAGGGTGACCTTGGTGAGGTAGCGTCCCAGCAGGGCTTGTTGCTCCAGCTCGCTCATCTCTACCTCTGCCTCCAGTGTAGCTGGGCCTTGCACAGGGCTCACCAGGAGCAGGGTGCCCGTCTGCCTGCCAGAGCGCTGCATGCTAAAGTGGCTGCGGCCGCGAGTCCCCAGCAGGCCAAAGCGTAGTGTGTCACCCAGCACACGGGCCGCAGACACCCGGAAGAGCACCCTTGGTGCGGACATGTTGGAGACCACGGGCATGAAGTGGAAGGAGACGGAGTTGGGAGCCTGGGTGCAGGCCTTGTCCCCCACCACACACGGGTTCCTCTCACACCGcctgggacagggacagaggaagaggagggtcaGGAATAGGGTGAGAGGATGGTTCTTCTTGTTTCACCCAGTAAATATAACTGAGAAATAAATCCAAACTCACCTCCTCAAACCACTGTAATAATGTTCTTTTCTATTGTATATCTGTCTTAATTGTAGTAGTTATTTGTATGAGCAATAAAAAAATAATTGTCTAGTGCAAGGGGTAATTTGGGTGAAGGAGGTTATGTGAGCCAAATGATGGGTGGAGCTGCACTGTGGTGACAATGAAATTAAAATGTTTTTCTCTCCACAGAAACAGctaaattgtatgtttgttttaaaATGATTGAGAGTGTAGGGAATCTCCTCCTTCATTGAATCAGTGTAGCTTTGTCTCTTAGTGCAAAACCATAACATGATTTGGTTAAAACAGGAAGCGTAGTGACACCAGATCGGATATAAGTGGTGTTTTTGTTACAGCAGTTACTCACATAGGAGAGGTCTTGATGTACGTGGCGTTTGTGATGCGAGGACACTCCACTTGCACACACTGGAACCCCCCGTACGTattcacacacacctggtccagGATGCAGTTGTGAAGTCTGCTCTCACACTCGTCAATATCTATCCAGAGGTGGAGGGGGGGAGAAAAGAAACACAAGTAACCAAGTCTGGTCCCCACTGAGCCCACGGCACATCTCCAAAGCTTCAGTTTTACTGGAAAGACTTTATCATATAATACAGAGTTACCATTAGTTCCCATTGCAATTACAAAGCAACAAAAGCCATGGACACTAGTAGAGCTAAATATCAGAGTTGGTATCAAAATACAATCTCCCTGTAACAACCACTGGCTAAGGCCAAGGTACTGTGGTAGCTCTTATTGGTGGAACGGTCTGGTCTGTGGTCCTGACCTTTGCAGCTGCGGTGGTCTCTGGCCAGGTTGTAGCCGCGAGGGCACACACAGTGGTAGCTGCCGGGGGTGTTGATACAGGTGTGCATACACAGGCGCCCAGGCTGTGCCAGCGGAAACAGCTGACACTCATCCATGTCTGAAACACAGTTCCTCAATATATCACTGATAtacagtgaacaaaaatataaacacagcatgtaaagtgttggtttcatgagctgaaattaaagatctccgaaatgttccatgcgcacatttttttttatttctctcaaatgttgtgcacaaagtagtttacatcactgttagaaagcatttattctttgccaagataatccatccacctgacaggtctggcatatcaagaagctgattaaac is a genomic window containing:
- the LOC129862692 gene encoding fibulin-7-like, yielding MMMNQFSVVMVIMGLHHLHIARGQDCPSRQELQSSLRQVEKLLSAQEASYQQSLRSLRKRLSALKNSSTVKHTTKVHNATCPKPESLAYGRRLGRVFGVGHEVHFVCKAGYELLGPQTRVCLASLKWSGQQPTCRVLNTVSNIPTALPTPSYFSSSSSSPSTSSSSISTSSPSSAPLSSFVRPSRCTQFQGSSHCICDAGFTISGRDSDICTDMDECQLFPLAQPGRLCMHTCINTPGSYHCVCPRGYNLARDHRSCKDIDECESRLHNCILDQVCVNTYGGFQCVQVECPRITNATYIKTSPMRCERNPCVVGDKACTQAPNSVSFHFMPVVSNMSAPRVLFRVSAARVLGDTLRFGLLGTRGRSHFSMQRSGRQTGTLLLVSPVQGPATLEAEVEMSELEQQALLGRYLTKVTLFVSPYGF